In one window of Temnothorax longispinosus isolate EJ_2023e chromosome 11, Tlon_JGU_v1, whole genome shotgun sequence DNA:
- the LOC139821979 gene encoding alanine aminotransferase 1-like, which produces MSHACLRNAVIAGGWPTKTMTAAATARQSAGSGGGALIGRGVGMADVPVPVSSMPMLVQPLLPVIQCRDMASSAAAVAAASSRGKVLTPDNVFENLRKMEYAVRGPLLLRALEIEKELKKGIKKPFKEVIKANVGDAHAMGQQPISFLRQVLTLTVSPDLLNDPSYPEDVKARAQMVLEGCKGGSVGSYSESAGIEIIRKDIARYIQERDGGIPCDYHNIILSNGASDGIKSFLKLFNERINGKPSGVLIPIPQYPLYSATLTEFGLAQIGYYLDEDNKWSLQINELERALREVKDTCNPRVLVVINPGNPTGQVLTRKNIEDVIQFAYKNHLFLLADEVYQDNIYDKDSAFHSFKKVMTEMGEPYSKMELASFMSISKGYMGECGIRGGYGEIINMDPEVMKVLLKSISAMLCPTVLGQVVMGVVTNPPRPNEPSYEQFQKEKKETLRSLAERSQLVVDTLNSIPGYKANPPMGAMYVFPRFELPPKAIEAARAKKQEPDVFYAFQLLENTGICVIPGSGFGQLPGTYHFRTTILPQKEKIKTMLEALKQFHIKFLKEYS; this is translated from the exons ATGTCGCACGCGTGTCTGCGGAACGCCGTGATCGCCGGCGGATGGCCGACGAAGACGatgacggcggcggcgacggcgagaCAGAGTGCCGGTAGCGGTGGCGGGGCGCTGATTGGACGAGGGGTAGGGATGGCGGACGTGCCGGTGCCGGTGTCCTCCATGCCGATGCTAGTCCAGCCACTCCTGCCGGTTATTCAGTGTCGCGACATGGCATCGAGTGCGGCGGCGGTCGCCGCGGCGAGTTCGCGCGGCAAGGTCCTCACCCCGGACAACGTCTTCGAGAACCTGCGCAAGATGGAGTACGCGGTGCGCGGACCGCTGCTCCTTAGGGCGCTAGAGATCGAGAAGGAGCTGAAAAAG GGTATTAAAAAACCTTTTAAAGAGGTGATTAAAGCGAATGTGGGCGATGCCCATGCGATGGGTCAGCAACCCATTTCGTTCCTGCGGCAAGTACTCACTCTAACGGTTTCGCCGGATCTGTTGAACGATCCAAGTTACCCGGAGGATGTGAAGGCTCGCGCCCAGATGGTCCTGGAAGGCTGCAAGGGCGGCAGCGTGGGCTCGTACTCGGAATCGGCCGGCATCGAGATTATTCGCAAAGATATTGCACGCTATATCCAGGAACGCGATGGCGGTATCCCCTGCGATTACCACAATATCATTCTCTCGAACGGCGCTTCCGACGGTATCAAG TCATTCCTGAAGTTATTCAACGAAAGGATCAATGGCAAGCCATCCGGCGTGCTGATCCCGATTCCGCAATATCCTTTGTACTCAGCAACTCTGACGGAGTTCGGTCTCGCCCAGATTGGATACTATTTGGATGAAGACAACAAGTGGTCGCTGCAGATCAACGAGCTGGAACGAGCTCTAAGAGAGGTCAAGGATACGTGTAATCCTCGAGTGTTAGTAGTGATCAATCCTGGTAATCCGACTGGTCAAGTATTGACTCGTAAAAACATCGAAGACGTCATCCAGTTCGCTTATAAGAATCATCTGTTCTTGCTGGCCGACGAGGTCTATCAGGACAACATATACGACAAGGACAGTGCGTTCCATTCCTTCAAGAAAGTCATGACAGAGATGGGCGAGCCGTATTCGAAGATGGAACTCGCGTCGTTTATGTCAATCTCGAAAG ggTATATGGGCGAGTGCGGAATCCGCGGCGGTTACGGCGAGATCATCAACATGGATCCGGAAGTGATGAAAGTGCTGTTGAAGTCGATCTCCGCGATGCTGTGTCCTACCGTGCTCGGTCAGGTCGTAATGGGCGTTGTGACGAATCCTCCGCGACCGAATGAGCCATCGTATGAGCAATTCcagaaggagaagaaggaaaCGCTGCGCTCCTTGGCAGAGAGATCGCAGCTCGTCGTCGATACACTCAATAGTATTCCAGGATATAAG GCAAATCCGCCGATGGGTGCGATGTACGTGTTCCCGCGCTTCGAGCTGCCACCGAAGGCGATTGAGGCGGCGCGAGCGAAGAAGCAGGAACCAGACGTCTTTTATGCGTTCCAACTGTTAGAGAACACTGGGATCTGCGTGATCCCAGGTTCGGGCTTCGGCCAGCTACCTGGCACATACCATTTCCGGACCACGATACTGCCgcaaaaggaaaaaatcaaAACAATGCTCGAAGCACTGAAGCAATTCCACATCAAATTCCTTAAGGAatatagttaa